CAGCCTATGAGGATATTTATCTTTGAAATACTTTCCTGCTTCATCTTGTGGAAAATCAGCATAAAGAGTGACCACATCTCTATTCTCTTCTGCCAACTCTATCAAAGCTTCATTATGCCCAGTATACATCATCTTCATTTCTCCTGGTTGATCTCTAAGATATTTTTCGCTCATCCACATTTCACTCAGTTTATTTTAATACCTCCATAGCTTCAGAATACATATCATCAGTGATTTTTGTAAAGTGTAATCTACGCTCCTCAAAAGAAGGGACGCCTTTACCCTTGATTGTATGCGCTATTATAGCAGTTGGCTTGTCAGGAGTTTTATTTGCTTCATTTAAAGCATCAATTATTTGAGCCATGTCATGCCCATCAATATCTATTACATGCCAGGAAAAATTTCTCCATTTCTCTGTAAATGGTTCCAATCTCATTATATCAACCACTTTGCCAGTGGATTGGTAATCATTTCTATCGATAATTGCAGTTAGATTGCCCAACTCAAAATGAGATGCAGTAAGAGCTGCTTCCCATACTTGCCCTTCGTCACACTCACCATCACCAAGTATACAATAAACATTGAATTCTTGGCCGTCAAGACTTTTACCAGGCCTGTCTATTTTGGTAGCAAGAGCTTCACCAACAGCAAAAGACAATCCAGTACCAAGAGAACCACCTGAATATTCTACTCCTGGTGTTGTGGTTTGACTGTGAGCTTGCAATAATGCTCCAAATTTTCCATATGAATTGAAATGTTCCTTAGAGAAGTAACCTGCCTCTCCTAAAGCAGCATATAACATTTCACAACAATGTGCTTTAGATAGAATTAGTCTGTCT
This genomic interval from Candidatus Bathyarchaeota archaeon contains the following:
- a CDS encoding transketolase; translation: MSFNEKLIKDLEEKAKILRRHAISMIYNAGMGWIGGSFSETEIITCLLFHHMKHDPKKPDWPERDRLILSKAHCCEMLYAALGEAGYFSKEHFNSYGKFGALLQAHSQTTTPGVEYSGGSLGTGLSFAVGEALATKIDRPGKSLDGQEFNVYCILGDGECDEGQVWEAALTASHFELGNLTAIIDRNDYQSTGKVVDIMRLEPFTEKWRNFSWHVIDIDGHDMAQIIDALNEANKTPDKPTAIIAHTIKGKGVPSFEERRLHFTKITDDMYSEAMEVLK